The following coding sequences lie in one Apium graveolens cultivar Ventura chromosome 3, ASM990537v1, whole genome shotgun sequence genomic window:
- the LOC141711507 gene encoding glycerophosphodiester phosphodiesterase GDPDL3-like isoform X3: MLITHAANTSTVWKTFSAIARGGFSGIFPDSSMIAYKWALLKGLPNMILWCDVQLTSDGVGICFRELTLDSDSDISNVFNNSKKSYIVNGVSTTGWFSVDFTLSALSNISLSQGVPFRPHEFDSSSFQVVTVGDLAGQLNLAGQLKPPGLWLNIQDDGGKKIELKPGFYMEHDENVGAVVVGLDRYFNYYKVQKPSCIYDTWNKNLVGKNKN, translated from the exons ATGCTTATTACTCATGCTGCTAACACTAGCACTGTGTGGAAAACTTTCAGTG CCATCGCACGTGGTGGCTTTTCTGGGATATTTCCTGATTCCAGTATGATCGCGTACAAGTGGGCATTGTTGAAAGGTTTGCCCAATATGATTCTGTGGTGTGACGTGCAACTCACAAGCGATGGAGTGGGGATCTGTTTTCGGGAACTTACTCTTGACAGTGATTCTGACATCTCAAATGTTTTCAACAACAGCAAGAAATCATACATTGTGAATGGTGTCAGTACAACAGGATGGTTTTCAGTGGATTTCACCCTGAGTGCTCTCAGCAATATATCAT TAAGCCAGGGAGTTCCCTTTCGGCCACATGAGTTTGATTCCAGCTCTTTTCAAGTAGTTACTGTTGGAGATTTGGCTGGGCAATTGAATTTGGCTGGGCAGTTGAAGCCACCGGGATTATGGTTAAATATTCAG GATGATGGTGGGAAAAAGATCGAGCTTAAGCCTGGGTTTTATATGGAGCATGATGAGAAT GTCGGGGCCGTTGTCGTTGGATTGGATCGTTATTTTAACTATTACAAAGTCCA AAAACCTTCATGTATATATGATACTTGGAACAAGAACTTGGTGGGCAAGAACAAGAACTAA
- the LOC141711507 gene encoding glycerophosphodiester phosphodiesterase GDPDL3-like isoform X1 encodes MLITHAANTSTVWKTFSGDAPVAIARGGFSGIFPDSSMIAYKWALLKGLPNMILWCDVQLTSDGVGICFRELTLDSDSDISNVFNNSKKSYIVNGVSTTGWFSVDFTLSALSNISLSQGVPFRPHEFDSSSFQVVTVGDLAGQLNLAGQLKPPGLWLNIQDDGGKKIELKPGFYMEHDENVGAVVVGLDRYFNYYKVQKPSCIYDTWNKNLVGKNKN; translated from the exons ATGCTTATTACTCATGCTGCTAACACTAGCACTGTGTGGAAAACTTTCAGTG GAGATGCCCCTGTAGCCATCGCACGTGGTGGCTTTTCTGGGATATTTCCTGATTCCAGTATGATCGCGTACAAGTGGGCATTGTTGAAAGGTTTGCCCAATATGATTCTGTGGTGTGACGTGCAACTCACAAGCGATGGAGTGGGGATCTGTTTTCGGGAACTTACTCTTGACAGTGATTCTGACATCTCAAATGTTTTCAACAACAGCAAGAAATCATACATTGTGAATGGTGTCAGTACAACAGGATGGTTTTCAGTGGATTTCACCCTGAGTGCTCTCAGCAATATATCAT TAAGCCAGGGAGTTCCCTTTCGGCCACATGAGTTTGATTCCAGCTCTTTTCAAGTAGTTACTGTTGGAGATTTGGCTGGGCAATTGAATTTGGCTGGGCAGTTGAAGCCACCGGGATTATGGTTAAATATTCAG GATGATGGTGGGAAAAAGATCGAGCTTAAGCCTGGGTTTTATATGGAGCATGATGAGAAT GTCGGGGCCGTTGTCGTTGGATTGGATCGTTATTTTAACTATTACAAAGTCCA AAAACCTTCATGTATATATGATACTTGGAACAAGAACTTGGTGGGCAAGAACAAGAACTAA
- the LOC141711507 gene encoding glycerophosphodiester phosphodiesterase GDPDL3-like isoform X2 encodes MLITHAANTSTVWKTFSDAPVAIARGGFSGIFPDSSMIAYKWALLKGLPNMILWCDVQLTSDGVGICFRELTLDSDSDISNVFNNSKKSYIVNGVSTTGWFSVDFTLSALSNISLSQGVPFRPHEFDSSSFQVVTVGDLAGQLNLAGQLKPPGLWLNIQDDGGKKIELKPGFYMEHDENVGAVVVGLDRYFNYYKVQKPSCIYDTWNKNLVGKNKN; translated from the exons ATGCTTATTACTCATGCTGCTAACACTAGCACTGTGTGGAAAACTTTCAGTG ATGCCCCTGTAGCCATCGCACGTGGTGGCTTTTCTGGGATATTTCCTGATTCCAGTATGATCGCGTACAAGTGGGCATTGTTGAAAGGTTTGCCCAATATGATTCTGTGGTGTGACGTGCAACTCACAAGCGATGGAGTGGGGATCTGTTTTCGGGAACTTACTCTTGACAGTGATTCTGACATCTCAAATGTTTTCAACAACAGCAAGAAATCATACATTGTGAATGGTGTCAGTACAACAGGATGGTTTTCAGTGGATTTCACCCTGAGTGCTCTCAGCAATATATCAT TAAGCCAGGGAGTTCCCTTTCGGCCACATGAGTTTGATTCCAGCTCTTTTCAAGTAGTTACTGTTGGAGATTTGGCTGGGCAATTGAATTTGGCTGGGCAGTTGAAGCCACCGGGATTATGGTTAAATATTCAG GATGATGGTGGGAAAAAGATCGAGCTTAAGCCTGGGTTTTATATGGAGCATGATGAGAAT GTCGGGGCCGTTGTCGTTGGATTGGATCGTTATTTTAACTATTACAAAGTCCA AAAACCTTCATGTATATATGATACTTGGAACAAGAACTTGGTGGGCAAGAACAAGAACTAA